From Haloglomus litoreum, the proteins below share one genomic window:
- a CDS encoding helix-turn-helix domain-containing protein has protein sequence MDTSASDPDPGRFRELMIDDEPGFTDVMACVFGVQRHEARTYLTLLENPGSTVAELAETLDRDRSNVNRSLTTLREKSLATRQRRLLDSGGHVYQYTATPLDEARELMHETLDEWAAYVHERIDEFGPGAGDIER, from the coding sequence ATGGACACCTCCGCGTCTGACCCCGACCCGGGTCGGTTCCGCGAACTGATGATCGACGACGAGCCGGGATTCACGGACGTGATGGCCTGCGTCTTCGGCGTCCAGCGTCACGAGGCACGGACCTACCTCACGCTGCTGGAGAACCCCGGCAGCACGGTCGCCGAGCTCGCGGAGACGCTGGACCGGGACCGCTCGAACGTGAACCGCTCCCTGACGACCCTCCGCGAGAAGAGCCTCGCCACCCGCCAGCGCCGCCTGCTCGACTCGGGCGGCCACGTCTACCAGTACACCGCGACCCCGCTGGACGAGGCCCGCGAACTGATGCACGAGACGCTCGACGAGTGGGCCGCCTACGTCCACGAGCGTATCGACGAGTTCGGCCCCGGCGCCGGGGACATCGAGCGGTAA
- a CDS encoding low molecular weight phosphatase family protein: MSRRTLGFVCVQNAGRSQMSTAFAERERERRGLADAVDIVTGGTDPADAVHPEVVEVMGELDIDLSDRTPRAVSDEELDRCDIVATMGCSTLSLSADTEVRDWALADPHGQDVERVREIRDEIEGLVVDLFDEVEADLAAEQ; encoded by the coding sequence ATGAGCCGACGGACGCTGGGCTTCGTCTGCGTGCAGAACGCCGGCCGCTCACAGATGTCGACCGCCTTCGCCGAGCGCGAACGCGAGCGCCGTGGGCTGGCCGACGCGGTCGACATCGTCACCGGCGGGACCGACCCCGCCGACGCGGTCCACCCGGAGGTCGTCGAGGTCATGGGCGAACTCGATATCGACCTCTCGGACCGGACCCCACGCGCCGTGAGCGACGAGGAACTGGACCGATGCGACATCGTGGCGACGATGGGCTGCTCGACGCTGTCGCTCTCGGCCGACACCGAGGTCCGCGACTGGGCGCTCGCGGACCCCCACGGTCAGGACGTCGAGCGCGTCCGGGAGATCCGCGACGAGATCGAGGGCCTCGTCGTCGACCTGTTCGACGAGGTCGAGGCCGACCTCGCGGCCGAGCAGTAG
- a CDS encoding ArsR/SmtB family transcription factor, whose translation MSDAELEVDTDRLRRLLGDQLEECCDSDVDARVTELRALDRETAAPGDDLTALRALGGETRYRLARLLAAGGERCVCELAPLVDVSESAVSHALSSLADAGLVERRKAGRWRYYRATDRTTALLNALDTTREVPA comes from the coding sequence ATGTCCGACGCCGAACTTGAGGTCGACACCGACCGCCTCCGGCGGTTGCTGGGCGACCAGCTGGAGGAGTGCTGTGACAGCGATGTCGACGCCCGGGTGACCGAACTCCGGGCGCTGGATCGTGAGACCGCCGCGCCCGGGGACGACCTGACCGCGCTCCGGGCGCTGGGGGGCGAGACGCGCTACCGCCTCGCCCGCCTGCTCGCCGCGGGGGGCGAGCGCTGTGTCTGCGAGCTCGCCCCGCTCGTGGACGTCTCGGAGTCGGCGGTGAGCCACGCGCTCTCCTCGCTGGCCGACGCCGGACTGGTCGAGCGCCGGAAGGCGGGCCGCTGGCGCTACTACCGTGCGACCGACCGCACGACCGCGCTGTTGAACGCGCTGGACACGACCCGGGAGGTGCCGGCATGA
- a CDS encoding TVP38/TMEM64 family protein, whose amino-acid sequence MDRDVFESAADRRAALLRLAGLVGAVGLVSALVLRAAPFLLDPDATRAWVAGFGSLAPVVFLAVQSTQVVVAPIPGQLLAVAGGYLFAPLLGATFSVVGVLLGSAVAIGLTRRYGRPYAESVVADDTLAEFDAVVDETGEAGLFVAFLLPVFPDDALCFVAGLTDIPTWRLLVLVAVGRTPTFVAAAFLGDAVATANLATVGLLLAAGVVFTVLGYWKRGDLAAAVADARHDARPENPNG is encoded by the coding sequence ATGGACCGGGACGTCTTCGAGTCGGCCGCGGACCGCCGCGCGGCGCTCCTGCGGCTGGCTGGACTCGTCGGGGCCGTCGGCCTCGTCTCGGCGCTCGTCCTCCGTGCGGCCCCGTTCCTGCTGGACCCCGATGCGACGCGCGCCTGGGTCGCCGGGTTCGGCTCGCTCGCCCCGGTCGTCTTCCTCGCCGTCCAGTCGACACAGGTCGTCGTCGCGCCCATCCCCGGCCAGCTACTCGCGGTCGCCGGGGGCTACCTGTTCGCGCCGCTGCTGGGGGCGACGTTCAGCGTCGTCGGCGTCCTGCTGGGGAGCGCCGTCGCTATCGGCCTCACCCGCCGGTACGGCCGGCCGTACGCCGAGTCCGTCGTGGCCGACGACACCCTCGCGGAGTTCGACGCGGTCGTCGACGAGACGGGCGAGGCCGGGCTGTTCGTCGCCTTCCTCCTCCCCGTCTTCCCGGACGACGCGCTCTGCTTCGTCGCGGGCCTGACCGACATCCCGACGTGGCGCCTGCTCGTGCTCGTCGCGGTGGGCCGGACGCCGACGTTCGTCGCGGCGGCGTTCCTGGGCGACGCGGTCGCGACGGCGAACCTCGCCACGGTGGGTCTGCTCCTGGCGGCCGGCGTGGTGTTCACCGTGCTGGGCTACTGGAAGCGCGGGGACCTCGCGGCGGCGGTCGCGGACGCGCGCCACGACGCTCGCCCGGAGAACCCGAACGGCTGA